The stretch of DNA CAGCGCATGCGATAGATGCGTTCTTCGGGTGAGCTGAGTGCTTTCAGCGAATCCATTGTGAAAGTGGTGGGTTTATCGACCAACCCGCCGACTTCGATTTTCCAGCCCTCGGTTTTGAAGTTTGCAGCAGCTCTGGCCACCCCTTCTTTCGAGGTCGTGAATTCGTAGAAGTTATTGTAATTGATAATGTCAATCTCAGGGGTTAAGGGTTCATCAACCTTGAATCCCTGGCTGGCCAGATTGGCATCCGTATCAGCAGGACGTACCAGCCCCTCAATGGCTGCAGTATTGGCCTCTTTCTGGGCTGGCTGTTTGAAGGCACGATAGAGACCAATGGTGGCACCGACAGTGCCTAATGCAATGGCTGCCCGCATGATCTGCCGGCGATTGAAATAGAGTTCAGGCGGTGTGATTTCCGCATCAGAGATCTTTGGATCCGTGGACATTCCCACCTCACTCTCGACGTTACAAAAGACGAATGTGGGCCAGTACTGACAGCCGGAAGCTTACTTCTTCTCGCCGGCCGTATCTGGTGCCATCATCGCGGGAGGTTTCATCTTATCATCACTTTTCATGGCTGGTGCCATCATACCATCTGACATTTTGGGATCTGCCATCATCTTTTCGCCAGCCATTTTTTCGCCGGCCATCATGCCATCATTCATCTTCGGCTCACTCATCATGGGAGCCATGGCAGCACCACTCCCTCCTGCGGGGGCAGAACTTGTGGTTGAGGCTGCTTGACCACAACCAACCACCAGACCCATTAAACCTGCGCTTGCCCACATCCAGACGGTGCGACGATGCATGTGATTTTCCTCAATACCGGGTGAGCTGGATGCGAAGGGAGATTCTCGCAAGCTCACACCCGTTGCCATGAATTGGAATGGCCAGACAGGCCACATGACTGTTTAGAGCAGGCGGAATTGAGAAAGGTGACACGCAGTGCAACGAATCTGACGAAATGCCGGTTCAACGTAGTCAACCGAGTTGAGGTCTCATGAAGTCTGCAGGTATCAGCAGGTGGCGATGCCTGCGTGCCTTTGGGAGGGGTGTTCAATTTTGCGGCCAGATGCATTTGCTGAGCCATAAAAGAGCGAGGGGTTGGAAATCTTTCGATTTCCAACCCCGAGGCTCGTGCGATACCCCTATTGAGTGTTCTTAGTGGAATTCGGAATCACGAAGAATCGAATTCGCAGAACGTTCTCTAAGGATGTGGCCGCTACGAGACGGTGGCTCTAAGCCAGTCCGTCGACTGTCACTAGGATTTGCCACCTCGCTGGCGACTAGAACTAAGACAATTCAAACGACCACCTCCTTTCTACAGTTTATAGATCGTCCGCCGGATTCGATCGGGGTCACCTCCGATCACATCTCCAGCCGGTCTACCGTCGCACTACGTTTGTGCGAACTGTCGGGATTATTTACTGAGTTTTGAACAACGGCAAGAGCGTTTTAGCGAAGGAATCGCGAATTTTTGATTTTGATCGCCTCTCTGGCCGCACTTTTCTCAGTGACAATCCTGAGAGACTCAGTTGCTTTGGGCTCTGTTCACCGAAGATAATTCAAAAACAATTAAAGGTTTGGCAGGTAACAGAAGTGACGAATCCTTCGGCTGATCGCCGTGATTTTCTAACAGGTCGGCTGGCACAACAGATTGCTGCTGAAGCTGCTCTCCGATCTACTGATTCGCCGAGTACAGAAACGCCAACTCGGGGGCCAGTGCTTCTGCTACAAACCACAGCGATGGCCTGCCATTTCGATGTGATCCTGAATCCTGATGGCCCGGCCCGGCAAGTGGAGGCCGCTTCTGAGGCACTGGATCTGGTGCATCAGCTTGAAGCGATGATGACGATCTATCGTCCCGAAGCCGAGCTGGCGATCATTAATCAAACGGCAGCGCTTGAGCCTGTCGAAGTCAGCGGTGAACTGCTCGACTTGTTGATTGAAGTGCGGGATCTGGTCGCGAAAACGGAAGGGGCGTTTGATCCCACCACCGGGCCACTGATTGCCGTCTGGAGAACAGCTCGGAAGGAAGGTCGTCTGCCGAGTACGGCTGAACTGGAAGCTGCGCGGCAACTGACGGGCATGGACCAGATTCAGTTGGATGTGGCGTCAAAAACGGTGCGATATCGCCAGCCAGGTGTGGAATTAAATCTGGGTGCCATTGGTAAAGGATATGCCGTTGATTGTGCCGGGAGGCATTTGAGCTCGCGCGGGATCGACCATTGGCTGGTGCATGGTGGAAAAAGCAGTGTTCTGGCCGCGGGAGACCATGCAGGGCATGGCGGCTGGCCTGTCGGATTGCGCGATCCTCTGCTGCCGCAACATTCGTGGGGCACGATTTTATTGAAAAATCAGGCCTTGGGGACCAGCGGAACAGCCGCACAGGGGTTTCGAGTCGGTGGACGGCGGTATGGTCATATTCTGGATCCTCGGACGGGCTGGCCGGTCGAAAATGTCCTTTCTGTCAGCGTATTAACGGCACGAGCGGCCTTGGCAGACGCACTTTCCACGGCTTTTTTCGTGCTGGGGGTCGAAAAGACTCGACGTCTCTGTGATAATTCAACAGATGTCGGTGTGTTGTTGTTTACCCAGTCCAGTCGTCAAATGGCTGCGGAAGCCACAATCATCAACGTCCCTCCAGAGATTCTTTACCCTGCCCGCTCACCTGCCGCCTCATTCTGAGCTGATGGATTGAGTTCTCTGGATACTCCCAAGCTGGTTTGATGATGATCACTTTTTCGCAGTGGTCAGAGTGATCGAGCATGCCGTGGGTTTGGCCTGATTCTGTTATAACCCTAAGATTTTCATCTGAGAGAAAGGCTTTGATTGCCGAGGCTGTGATTCTGCTTCAATTGAGATTAATCAGTGTGAGATTGATCAGTGGCAGATCCAGTTCCAGTAAGTTGAAGTCATGAGGTTAGAGAGTGAACGGCGAAGACCGCAAGATCTCCAAACTGGCCTGTGTGCTACTGGTCACTTTGCGACTGTTTATCGGCTGGCACCTGCTTTACGAGGGCTGGTGGAAGATCGATACACAAAAATCGCCTCAGCCATGGTCGGCCGAAGGCTACTTGAAGAACGCGACCGGGCCCTTGCGTGGCTACTTCCGGAGTCTTCTCGGCGACCCCAACGACTTGCGTTGGGTCAACTACGATTACATGTCGAACAAGTGGGACGACTACGCCAATCGGTTCATGGCACATTACAACATCGCTGGCGATGCTCCCGAAGCAGCTCGCCTGATGTATCTGCTCAACGGGCCGGCGCAGTTCAGTACAAAACTGGAAGCACTTCCTCCGGGTGTTACTCAGGAAAAAATGGGCCGAGTGGCGCAGTTCGATCCTGCGAAGAAGATCCTGTCTGTCGATGGGAAGCAGCATCTGCTGGCCGCCGAACGTGATCGACTTTTGAATCTGGTCGATGCTTCTGCTGCTGATACACCGGCCGCCGTGGGTTATAAGAATGCGGTGAATTCTCTTTACACTCAAGGGACCAGACTGAGTTACAAAGAGCGACTGGCAGTGCTATTGAAGGGAGATCCTGAGAGAGTCGGCGTCATTCAACGTGAGAAAGACGGCAAAGAAGTCGAGAAGCGGATTGGCGACATTGAACTCTATCAGGTTCAGGTTGATCGCTATGAAGCCAATCATGCTCAGGCGAAAACGAAGTACCAATGGGATCATCTCGAAACTCAGTGGCGTGAATTGCAGGATCTTCGCCGGCGTGTCGTCTGGCCGGTTCAGGCTCTTGAACAGGAACTGCGTGATTCTGCAGAGAAGCTGCTTTCCTCAGATCAACTGGCCATGGGGCCTGTTCCTCAACCGTGGACCGAAGCTCGTGTCCTCAGTTGGCGAACCATGTGGAGCCTGACGATTTTTGGCTTCCTGCTGATCATCGGTCTGGGAACCCGGTTTGCCGCTGTGGGAGGTGCAGGTCTGTTGATGCTGTTTTATCTGGCCGCACCACCCTGGCCGGGAACTCCCGAAGCTCCGGGGATCGAGCACAATTACATTGTCAACAAAGTCAACATGGAAGCTCTGACGCTTCTGGCGATTGCTGCCATGCCCACCGGTCGCTGGTTTGGACTGGATGGGCTGATTTACAGCTTGTGGAAAAGCCGCCGACTACCAAAGGACTAAACTTCTTCCGGCACAATTGAAAATCTGGTCGTATCCCTTTATCAGGCGTTAGCCAATCGACTGTTTTTCAGCCATGGCAAGATTGACCGCAAGTTTTTGAATTTCGTTTTTTGCATTTGTCTCCTTCAATCCTCCGAGGACTGAATCATGCAGCTCACACCCGAACAGGAACGCCTTGGTAAAGATAACTTTCATGAGGCGGTCTCTTTTTCCCGCCGAGACATGCTGATCGGTGCTGCCGCGGCTGTTCCAGGACTGGGGGCGGCTTACTTCGGCTATCAGAAACTGGCTGGAAACCCCGTCAAGGTGGGCTTCATCGGTACAGGTGACGAAGGGAGTGTCCTGCTGACCCAGCATCCTGCCGAGTACATGGATATCGTAGGCATTGCCGACATCCGCCCCACGAACCGCCTGCGCGCATTGCATGGTGACGGGAATGAAGAGCGGATCGGGCTGATCAAGAAGCTGGGCCGCGATAAGGCCATGAGCATTACGCTCTACGATGATCACAAGAAACTGCTGGCAGACCCGAATATCGAAGCGGTTGTGATTGCCGTCCCGCTGTGCCAGCATTATCAGGTGGCGCTCGATGCCCTCAATGCCGGTAAGCATGTGCTGACCGAGAAGCTCATGTGCCACTCGGTGCAGCAGTGTAAAGATCTGATCATGGCAGCCCGCGAGAAGAAAAAGCTTCTCGCAGTGGGCCATCAGCGGCACTACAACGTTCTCTACGATAACGCCAACGATCTGATCCAGAAGGGATTACTGGGTGACATCAAGTTCATCCGGGCCCAGTGGCATCGCAACAACAGCTTCCCTGGACGGGACAGCTGGCGAAAGAACGTCCCGGCGGATGACCTGCGCGAACTGACTGCCATCGCCAAGGAAAAGGGCTTCGCCTCGGCGGATGAAATGCTGGCGAAAGAATATGGCTATCCTTCTGCCCACAAACTCGTCAACTGGCGAATTTACAACGACACAGGCGCTGGCCTGATGGCGGAACTGGGGAGCCACCAGCTCGATGCCGCCAGCATTTTCCTGGGTAAAGTTCAGCCCATTGCTGTCCAGGGTTATGGCGCCAAGAACTTCTACGGTGTCAAAGGGATTGGCTCGTCAGATCAACAGGCGGATGACCGGGATATTGAAGATCATGTCTACGTGACCTTCGAATTCCCCGGGCCACATTACGCGGAAGACAAGAACGATGTCTGCGTTGTGACCTACTCTTCAATCAGCACCAACCGCTGGGAGCCTTATGGCGAAACCGTTTTCGGCAGTCGCGGGACACTCGTGATGAAGCAGGAACTCGAGGCCATGCTCTTCAAGGAATCCAGCCCTTCCACAGGTGGTGGCGGCGTTGATCAACGCCTGTATGTTCTCGCAGGGAACGACGGCAAGCCCGTGCTTCAGGCCAGCGACAGTGGCGGGCCTTCACGACAGGCGGCCGTGGCGGATATCGGCAAGGTGAGCCGGGGCTATACGGAAGAAATGGAACATTTCGCGTTCTGCATTCGCGAAGGCAACTTTGGCAAAGCGAGCGAAGGCGGCCTGCGCTGTCCGGGCGAGCAGGGGATGAAGGACGCCATTATGGCACTGACATCGAACCTCGCGATGAAGCACAAAAAGCGGATTGTCTTCAAGCCCGAATGGTTCGACCCCGCCAGCCCGCTGGTTCCTGAGACGGATCCCGAAATCGTGGGCTGATCCGTCGCTCGATCAGTTAAGCACTCAGGCAGCTCCGTGTCGTTTTATGACATTGAGCTGCCTTTTCTGTTGAGTGAGCTTGATGTGCTGCGTAGAAGGCTTTTGAGGGAGATATGCCAATCAAGGGGTATCGTTCAACCAGCCCATCTTCATGGCGAAACGCACCAGCTCGGTGCGACCTCTCAGAGAGAGTTTCTGCATACCGCGGGATTTGTACGTCTCGACAGTTTTCAGGCTGATATCGAGTTTGGCAGCGATTTCCTTGGCCATGTGTCCGGCAGCAATCAGCTTCAGGACTTCCGTTTCTCGCTCGCTCAGACTTTCCGCGCCGGTCAGGCGACCTGAAGTTTCGTTGAAACCGAGAGTTTTCACCGCTTTCGATTCTTCCTTTAATGGGAAGACTTTCTCGCCGGCTGCAATTTTGCGAATGGCAACGATGAGTTCATCAGCTGCAGATCTTTTGGGCAGATGTCCTGAGGCACCCAGGTTCCATGATCTTTGCAAAGAGTCGAGATCTTCATTGGCTGTGACCACAAGCACTTTAGGGGGACGCTTCTGATGTTGAAGCTGTTCAAGAAGTTCAAATCCATTGAGATGCGGGATGCTCAAGTCGAGAACGACGACATCAGGTAATGTGCGTGCAATAATCTTGAGCCCTTCGGCTCCATCGGCCGCTTCTCCAACGACTTGAAGATCCTTCTGGCGTTCAATGAGTAGTTTTAAGCCCGTACGAACGAGTTCGTGATCTTCAATGAGCGCGACTTGAATCGTCATGCGATAGCTTTCCGAAGTGATCCAACCGGACTTTGGCGAACACAGTTGTACCGTTGCCGGGGGATGATTCAATTTCGAGCGATCCACCCACTGCTAGAAGTCGCTCCTGCATTCCCAGTAAACCCAGGCGTGAGGGACGCACCTCGACAATTTGCTGCCGATGAACCTCGAAACCCACGCCATCATCCTCAATGATCAGATCCAGGCGTTGATCGTGCGCCATCAGCAGAACACTGACGTGACTGGCCTCGGCATGCCGGGCCACATTGGTGAGTGATTCCTGAAATGTGCGGTAGAGGGCAATTTCGACCTCTTCCGGAATGACCACTTCAGGACTGATTCGAGATTCAAAGTCAGCCCGCAGACCCGAGATTTCGCACCATGTCAACAGGTGACTGCGAATCGCGGAAACGAGTCCGTGATCATCAAGTTCGGGGGGCCTGAGATTGAGGGCCAGCGTATGAATCTCGCTGGAGATGCGATCAATCAACTCGGAGGCTGTGCGAAAGTATGCCGTCTGGCCTGGCTCATTCGCGAGTGAATCCTCGATCAGTTTAAGTGCCAGTCGTAAAGCTGTGAGATCCTGTCCACATTGATCGTGCAGCTCCCGGGAAATTCTCCGCCGTTCCTCCTCCTGAGCCTGAACGAGCTTTCTCAGGAGTCCCACCACAGCTTGCTGGGCCGATTCTTTTTCGCGCATTTCGTTCTGCAGCAGCGATTGCTTTCTCCACAGTCGATCTGCGTTCTCTCGGGCTTCCCATTCGGCTCGCTGGACAAGAAAGAACAAATAGATAATCCCTGCACCTGTGGCGATATACGAGACAGCACCAACCTGTGCATCGATCCCGCTGACATAGAAAGAACCTCTCGGGCTGGCAAATAAGTAAAAAGCCGAAAGAAAACCCAGAGTGAGTGCGAAGGTCGCCGGACGGGGACCGCAGTACCAGGCGATAGTCGACGTTGCAGCCAGATAAGTGATGTAAGGAAATTTTTCGCCAAAGAGTGGATCGACAATTGCCCGGAGAAATGTTGCGAGAACCACCAGCAAAATTGCCAGCAGGTACTGCGGCCACTGACGACTCGCATGTGATTTCTCAGCAGTCTCCCGTTCGGACATGGAGCTCGAATGGGCGGAGATGTTGAGGTCAGAAGGATTCATAGGCTGATGATCTCATGCTCACGCCGGAAGACGATGTCGGTGTTCTCCCTGACAAGCAGATTACCGATTTTCCTGACAGGAAATCCTCTGCCAGACCGAACACCATTTTAGATCAATCGATAGTGATTTGAATCATCTCAGCGACATCACATCCAGCTATCATAGCGACAGCCAAGGGCCTTTCATGAGCTTCGTTACCAGAAGAATCGCAGCCACACTTGTTTACCCATTAGCGATTCTGATTGCCTTAACGATCGTTCTCCCTCATCAAGTGGCATTATCTCAAGAAGAAAACGCTGCTGCTGCAAAACCGGCTGCTGAAGCCGGTGAGCACCCACCCGCTCAAAAGATGTCAACACTCGCCTGGCTGATCCATACCTCGGGCTGGATTGGTTTTGTGCTCTTTGTGATGTCGATTTATCTCGTGGCCAAGATTACGCAACTCTTCATGAGGCTCAGGCCACAGAACATCATGCCGGAGGATCTGCTTGAAGAGTGGGGTGAAATGCTGAATAAGCGAGACTATCAAGGGATCTACCGGACAGCCAAAGAAAGCGACAGCGAACTGGGAATGCTGGTTGCCAATGGGATTACGTCTCTCAATGGGGGCCTGGCCGAAGCGCGAGACAGTATTGATCGACACGGGGAGCTGGTGGCTGTGGAGATGGAAAAGCAAATCAGCATGCTGGCTGTGATTGGCTCACTGGGGCCGCTGATTGGATTGCTGGGTACGTTGAAAGGGATGATCGCGAGCTTCAGCGTGATTGCCATGTCGGAAACTCAAATGAAAGCCAGTGAAGTGGCTGGCGGTATTTCTGAGGCACTTCTGATTACGTTCGAAGGAGTGGCTCTCTCCGTTCCTGCGATTTTCTTCTTCGCCCTGTTTCGCAACCGTGTAGCGACACTGAGCCTGGGTGC from Planctopirus ephydatiae encodes:
- a CDS encoding FAD:protein FMN transferase; this translates as MTNPSADRRDFLTGRLAQQIAAEAALRSTDSPSTETPTRGPVLLLQTTAMACHFDVILNPDGPARQVEAASEALDLVHQLEAMMTIYRPEAELAIINQTAALEPVEVSGELLDLLIEVRDLVAKTEGAFDPTTGPLIAVWRTARKEGRLPSTAELEAARQLTGMDQIQLDVASKTVRYRQPGVELNLGAIGKGYAVDCAGRHLSSRGIDHWLVHGGKSSVLAAGDHAGHGGWPVGLRDPLLPQHSWGTILLKNQALGTSGTAAQGFRVGGRRYGHILDPRTGWPVENVLSVSVLTARAALADALSTAFFVLGVEKTRRLCDNSTDVGVLLFTQSSRQMAAEATIINVPPEILYPARSPAASF
- a CDS encoding MotA/TolQ/ExbB proton channel family protein; translated protein: MSFVTRRIAATLVYPLAILIALTIVLPHQVALSQEENAAAAKPAAEAGEHPPAQKMSTLAWLIHTSGWIGFVLFVMSIYLVAKITQLFMRLRPQNIMPEDLLEEWGEMLNKRDYQGIYRTAKESDSELGMLVANGITSLNGGLAEARDSIDRHGELVAVEMEKQISMLAVIGSLGPLIGLLGTLKGMIASFSVIAMSETQMKASEVAGGISEALLITFEGVALSVPAIFFFALFRNRVATLSLGAVSAANELIRRIQNTASSRPAATT
- a CDS encoding Gfo/Idh/MocA family protein, with the translated sequence MQLTPEQERLGKDNFHEAVSFSRRDMLIGAAAAVPGLGAAYFGYQKLAGNPVKVGFIGTGDEGSVLLTQHPAEYMDIVGIADIRPTNRLRALHGDGNEERIGLIKKLGRDKAMSITLYDDHKKLLADPNIEAVVIAVPLCQHYQVALDALNAGKHVLTEKLMCHSVQQCKDLIMAAREKKKLLAVGHQRHYNVLYDNANDLIQKGLLGDIKFIRAQWHRNNSFPGRDSWRKNVPADDLRELTAIAKEKGFASADEMLAKEYGYPSAHKLVNWRIYNDTGAGLMAELGSHQLDAASIFLGKVQPIAVQGYGAKNFYGVKGIGSSDQQADDRDIEDHVYVTFEFPGPHYAEDKNDVCVVTYSSISTNRWEPYGETVFGSRGTLVMKQELEAMLFKESSPSTGGGGVDQRLYVLAGNDGKPVLQASDSGGPSRQAAVADIGKVSRGYTEEMEHFAFCIREGNFGKASEGGLRCPGEQGMKDAIMALTSNLAMKHKKRIVFKPEWFDPASPLVPETDPEIVG
- a CDS encoding ATP-binding protein, which codes for MNPSDLNISAHSSSMSERETAEKSHASRQWPQYLLAILLVVLATFLRAIVDPLFGEKFPYITYLAATSTIAWYCGPRPATFALTLGFLSAFYLFASPRGSFYVSGIDAQVGAVSYIATGAGIIYLFFLVQRAEWEARENADRLWRKQSLLQNEMREKESAQQAVVGLLRKLVQAQEEERRRISRELHDQCGQDLTALRLALKLIEDSLANEPGQTAYFRTASELIDRISSEIHTLALNLRPPELDDHGLVSAIRSHLLTWCEISGLRADFESRISPEVVIPEEVEIALYRTFQESLTNVARHAEASHVSVLLMAHDQRLDLIIEDDGVGFEVHRQQIVEVRPSRLGLLGMQERLLAVGGSLEIESSPGNGTTVFAKVRLDHFGKLSHDDSSRAH
- a CDS encoding DoxX family protein, producing the protein MNGEDRKISKLACVLLVTLRLFIGWHLLYEGWWKIDTQKSPQPWSAEGYLKNATGPLRGYFRSLLGDPNDLRWVNYDYMSNKWDDYANRFMAHYNIAGDAPEAARLMYLLNGPAQFSTKLEALPPGVTQEKMGRVAQFDPAKKILSVDGKQHLLAAERDRLLNLVDASAADTPAAVGYKNAVNSLYTQGTRLSYKERLAVLLKGDPERVGVIQREKDGKEVEKRIGDIELYQVQVDRYEANHAQAKTKYQWDHLETQWRELQDLRRRVVWPVQALEQELRDSAEKLLSSDQLAMGPVPQPWTEARVLSWRTMWSLTIFGFLLIIGLGTRFAAVGGAGLLMLFYLAAPPWPGTPEAPGIEHNYIVNKVNMEALTLLAIAAMPTGRWFGLDGLIYSLWKSRRLPKD
- a CDS encoding response regulator transcription factor, which translates into the protein MTIQVALIEDHELVRTGLKLLIERQKDLQVVGEAADGAEGLKIIARTLPDVVVLDLSIPHLNGFELLEQLQHQKRPPKVLVVTANEDLDSLQRSWNLGASGHLPKRSAADELIVAIRKIAAGEKVFPLKEESKAVKTLGFNETSGRLTGAESLSERETEVLKLIAAGHMAKEIAAKLDISLKTVETYKSRGMQKLSLRGRTELVRFAMKMGWLNDTP